The DNA region GCTCGACGCCAACCATGAGATCGTCCCGGTCCTCAACAAGGTCGACCTGCCCGCCGCCGACATTCCGCGCGTCAAGACGCAGATCGAGGACGTGATCGGCATCGACGCGTCCGAGGCGGTCGAGATCTCGGCCAAGACCGGCCTCAACATCGACAAGGTGCTCGAGGCCATCGTCACGCGCCTGCCCGCGCCTCAGGGTGACATCAACGCGCCGCTCAAGGCGCTGCTGGTCGACAGCTGGTACGACACCTATCTGGGCGTCGTCGTCCTTGTCCGCATTATCGATGGGGTGATGAAAAAGGGCCAGAAAATCCGCATGATGGCCTCCGGCGCCGTCTATGAGCTCGACCGCGTCGCCGTCACCACGCCCAAGCTGGTCGAAGTCAAGGAGCTGGGCCCGGGGGAACTGGGCGTCTTCACCGCGTCGATCAAGGAAGTGGCCGATACCAATGTCGGCGACACCATCACCGAGGACAAAAAGCCCACGGCCAACGCCCTCCCCGGTTTCAGGCCCGCGCAACCGGTCGTATTCTGTGGGCTCTTTCCGGTCGATGCCTCCGATTTCGATGAACTGCGCGCCGCCATGGGCAAGCTGCGCCTCAACGATGCGAGCTTCAGCTTCGAGATGGAAACCTCGGCCGCGCTGGGCTTTGGCTTCCGCTGCGGCTTTTTGGGCCTCCTCCACCTCGAAATCATCCAGGAGCGGCTCTCACGCGAGTTCGATCTCGATCTCATCGCCACCGCCCCTTCGGTGGTCTACGAGATCCTGCTCACCGATGGCGAGACCATCCACCTCCATAACCCGGCCGATCTGCCCGACGTGATGAAGATCGAGGAGATCCGCGAGCCCTGGATCAAGGCGACCATCCTCACGCCCGACGATTATCTCGGCGCCATCCTCAAGCTCTGCCAGGACCGGCGCGGCATCCAGCGCAACCTCTCCTATGTCGGCCAGCGCGCCATGGTGGAGTACGACCTGCCGCTCAACGAGGTGGTGTTCGATTTCTATGATCGGCTGAAGTCGATCTCCAAGGGCTATGCCAGTTTCGACTACCAGCTCGCCGAGCACCGCGAGGGCGATCTGGTCAAGCTCTCGATCCTGGTCAATGCCGAGCCGGTCGACGCGCTCTCCATGCTGGTGCACCGCTCGGTGGCCGAGTCACGCGGCCGCATCATGTGCGAAAAGCTCAAGGAGCTGATCCCGCCGCACCTCTTCGTCATTCCCATCCAGGCGGCCATTGGCGGCAAGATCATCGCCCGCGAAACCGTGCGCGCCATGCGCAAGGACGTGACGGCCAAGTGCTATGGCGGCGACGCCACCCGCAAGCGCAAGCTTCTGGAAAAGCAGAAGAAGGGCAAGGCCAAGATGCGCCAATACGGCAATGTGGAGATCCCGCAGGAAGCGTTCATCAAAGCGCTGAAGATGGGCGACGACTAGGCGAGGAGGCGTTCGGGGCTGGCCACCGCGCACCGTATCCCCTGCACGCCGCACGATCCACCATGCTCCGAGCACTCACCGTTCTCCGTACTCCACGCACCCATCGTACTCCGCACACCCACTGCGCTCCACGCTCCCGCCGTGTTCCGAACACCCACCGCGTCTCACCCCAGGCTTGAGCTGGGAGCTTAAACAAACTTGCTTTCTTGAGAAGTC from Devosia sp. RR2S18 includes:
- the lepA gene encoding translation elongation factor 4, with product MTTPLSRIRNFSIVAHIDHGKSTLADRLIQLTGGLELREMKEQVLDSMDIERERGITIKAQTVRLNYHAEDGEDYILNLIDTPGHVDFAYEVSRSMAAVEGSLLVVDASQGVEAQTLANVYHALDANHEIVPVLNKVDLPAADIPRVKTQIEDVIGIDASEAVEISAKTGLNIDKVLEAIVTRLPAPQGDINAPLKALLVDSWYDTYLGVVVLVRIIDGVMKKGQKIRMMASGAVYELDRVAVTTPKLVEVKELGPGELGVFTASIKEVADTNVGDTITEDKKPTANALPGFRPAQPVVFCGLFPVDASDFDELRAAMGKLRLNDASFSFEMETSAALGFGFRCGFLGLLHLEIIQERLSREFDLDLIATAPSVVYEILLTDGETIHLHNPADLPDVMKIEEIREPWIKATILTPDDYLGAILKLCQDRRGIQRNLSYVGQRAMVEYDLPLNEVVFDFYDRLKSISKGYASFDYQLAEHREGDLVKLSILVNAEPVDALSMLVHRSVAESRGRIMCEKLKELIPPHLFVIPIQAAIGGKIIARETVRAMRKDVTAKCYGGDATRKRKLLEKQKKGKAKMRQYGNVEIPQEAFIKALKMGDD